From the genome of Xiphophorus hellerii strain 12219 chromosome 11, Xiphophorus_hellerii-4.1, whole genome shotgun sequence, one region includes:
- the LOC116727946 gene encoding uncharacterized protein LOC116727946 isoform X2 — protein MEANANPTELLLDHIFDRLRDRLEHVLERMPLDLDFLDFICTQELVFLNAMSCQIDVPSNILDALAHLHRLINLEKQSEEQQTTVVHIEQGPAGRQRMVISSDYLCSLLELHLPVPCIAKLLGISRRTVYRRMAESGLSVRALYTTMSDDDLDQCVRDIKSRQPHSGYRMVKALLQARGLRVQYDRVRASMHRVDTIGMASRMVQLGCIARRTYSVPGPQSLMHIDTNHKLIRYNIVIFGGIDGFSRKIMYLGTAPNNLASTTLAFFQGSVEEFGFPLRVRADQGVENVDVARLMFMIRGTGRSSFISGKSVHNQRIERLWRDLWTAVTCIYYDVLHYLEEEGYLDISNEAHLFCCHYVFLPRLQDDLDTFRSGWDNHPLRTESNMTPNQLWVLGRTHHPIPEPHGALTEGVQIPEIEWEDSGLSLHEESNVTVPNSNLQLTDEQMAALRNAVNPKATSLSSGCDIYIAAIQFCEQFFTM, from the exons ATGGAGGCGAACGCAAACCCAACG GAACTTTTGCTGGATCACATTTTTGATAGACTCCGTGATCGTTTGGAGCATGTTCTTGAACGTATGCCCCTGGATCTGGATTTCCTGGACTTTATCTGCACTCAAGaactagtttttttaaatgccatgtCTTGTCAGATAGATGTTCCTTCAAATATTTTGGACGCGCTGGCTCATTTGCACAGActaattaatttagaaaaacaaagtgaagaacAACAAACAACTGTTGTGCATATTGAGCAAGGACCAGCTGGGCGACAACGGATGGTCATATCCTCAGACTACCTTTGCAGTCTTTTAGAACTCCATCTCCCTGTCCCATGCATCGCCAAACTCTTGGGTATATCTAGACGGACTGTATATCGACGGATGGCAGAATCTGGTCTTTCAGTGAGGGCATTATACACCACCATGTCAGATGATGACTTAGACCAATGTGTGAGAGACATTAAATCCAGGCAGCCTCACTCTGGGTACCGAATGGTAAAGGCCCTTCTGCAAGCCAGAGGACTGAGGGTGCAGTATGATAGAGTCAGAGCGTCCATGCATCGTGTAGACACCATTGGAATGGCATCACGTATGGTCCAGCTAGGATGCATAGCTCGACGGACGTACTCAGTTCCTGGCCCTCAGTCTTTGATGCACATTGACACCAACCACAAATTAATACG GTACAACATTGTTATCTTTGGTGGCATTGATGGTTTTTCTCGAAAG ATAATGTATCTTGGTACAGCTCCCAACAACCTGGCATCTACCACACTCGCTTTCTTTCAAGGTTCAGTGGAGGAGTTTGGTTTCCCCCTCAG GGTACGTGCTGATCAAGGGGTGGAAAATGTGGACGTGGCACGACTTATGTTTATGATTCGTGGAACAGGAAGAAGCAGTTTCATATCTGGAAAAAGTGTGCACAATCAAAG GATTGAGCGACTGTGGAGAGATCTGTGGACAGCTGTAACGTGCATCTATTATGATGTGCTACACTACCTTGAAGAAGAGGGATACCTGGACATTTCAAATGAAGCACACCTCTTCTGTTGCCATTATGTCTTCCTGCCACGTCTGCAGGATGATCTGGATACTTTCCGCAGTGGCTGGGACAATCACCCACTTCGAACTGAAAGCAACATGACTCCTAACCAGCTCTGGGTTCTTGGTCGTACACATCATCCAATTCCTGAACCCCACGGTGCCTTGACAGag ggTGTACAGATTCCCGAAATTGAATGGGAGGACAGCGGGCTTTCTCTTCACGAAGAGTCAAATGTCACAGTACCAAACTCTAATTTGCAACTGACTGACGAACAAATGGCAGCCTTAAGAAATGCAGTAAACCCAAAAGCCACATCACTGTCATCTGGATGTGACATTTATATTGCTGCAATTCAGTTTTGCGAGCAGTTTTTTACTATGTGA
- the LOC116727946 gene encoding uncharacterized protein LOC116727946 isoform X1 — MFFFFSLFKELLLDHIFDRLRDRLEHVLERMPLDLDFLDFICTQELVFLNAMSCQIDVPSNILDALAHLHRLINLEKQSEEQQTTVVHIEQGPAGRQRMVISSDYLCSLLELHLPVPCIAKLLGISRRTVYRRMAESGLSVRALYTTMSDDDLDQCVRDIKSRQPHSGYRMVKALLQARGLRVQYDRVRASMHRVDTIGMASRMVQLGCIARRTYSVPGPQSLMHIDTNHKLIRYNIVIFGGIDGFSRKIMYLGTAPNNLASTTLAFFQGSVEEFGFPLRVRADQGVENVDVARLMFMIRGTGRSSFISGKSVHNQRIERLWRDLWTAVTCIYYDVLHYLEEEGYLDISNEAHLFCCHYVFLPRLQDDLDTFRSGWDNHPLRTESNMTPNQLWVLGRTHHPIPEPHGALTEGVQIPEIEWEDSGLSLHEESNVTVPNSNLQLTDEQMAALRNAVNPKATSLSSGCDIYIAAIQFCEQFFTM, encoded by the exons atgtttttttttttctctcttttcaagGAACTTTTGCTGGATCACATTTTTGATAGACTCCGTGATCGTTTGGAGCATGTTCTTGAACGTATGCCCCTGGATCTGGATTTCCTGGACTTTATCTGCACTCAAGaactagtttttttaaatgccatgtCTTGTCAGATAGATGTTCCTTCAAATATTTTGGACGCGCTGGCTCATTTGCACAGActaattaatttagaaaaacaaagtgaagaacAACAAACAACTGTTGTGCATATTGAGCAAGGACCAGCTGGGCGACAACGGATGGTCATATCCTCAGACTACCTTTGCAGTCTTTTAGAACTCCATCTCCCTGTCCCATGCATCGCCAAACTCTTGGGTATATCTAGACGGACTGTATATCGACGGATGGCAGAATCTGGTCTTTCAGTGAGGGCATTATACACCACCATGTCAGATGATGACTTAGACCAATGTGTGAGAGACATTAAATCCAGGCAGCCTCACTCTGGGTACCGAATGGTAAAGGCCCTTCTGCAAGCCAGAGGACTGAGGGTGCAGTATGATAGAGTCAGAGCGTCCATGCATCGTGTAGACACCATTGGAATGGCATCACGTATGGTCCAGCTAGGATGCATAGCTCGACGGACGTACTCAGTTCCTGGCCCTCAGTCTTTGATGCACATTGACACCAACCACAAATTAATACG GTACAACATTGTTATCTTTGGTGGCATTGATGGTTTTTCTCGAAAG ATAATGTATCTTGGTACAGCTCCCAACAACCTGGCATCTACCACACTCGCTTTCTTTCAAGGTTCAGTGGAGGAGTTTGGTTTCCCCCTCAG GGTACGTGCTGATCAAGGGGTGGAAAATGTGGACGTGGCACGACTTATGTTTATGATTCGTGGAACAGGAAGAAGCAGTTTCATATCTGGAAAAAGTGTGCACAATCAAAG GATTGAGCGACTGTGGAGAGATCTGTGGACAGCTGTAACGTGCATCTATTATGATGTGCTACACTACCTTGAAGAAGAGGGATACCTGGACATTTCAAATGAAGCACACCTCTTCTGTTGCCATTATGTCTTCCTGCCACGTCTGCAGGATGATCTGGATACTTTCCGCAGTGGCTGGGACAATCACCCACTTCGAACTGAAAGCAACATGACTCCTAACCAGCTCTGGGTTCTTGGTCGTACACATCATCCAATTCCTGAACCCCACGGTGCCTTGACAGag ggTGTACAGATTCCCGAAATTGAATGGGAGGACAGCGGGCTTTCTCTTCACGAAGAGTCAAATGTCACAGTACCAAACTCTAATTTGCAACTGACTGACGAACAAATGGCAGCCTTAAGAAATGCAGTAAACCCAAAAGCCACATCACTGTCATCTGGATGTGACATTTATATTGCTGCAATTCAGTTTTGCGAGCAGTTTTTTACTATGTGA